ATCAGGTCCGTGTACCGCTCATCCTCGGGGTGCACGGCGACAGCGACGTCGCCGAGCATCGTCTCGACACGGGTGGTGGCGACATCCACATGCGGGCCCTGACCGGAGGCGTCACCGTAACGCAGGGTGACCAGCTCACCCTCGTCATCGGAGTAGACGACCTCGATGTCCGAGATCGCCGTGCGCAACACCGGAGACCAGTTGACCATGCGCTTGGCGCGGTAGATCAGACCACGGTCGAACAGTTCCTTGAAAATGGTCTGCACCGCGCGGGACAGCCCGTCATCCAGGGTGAACCGCTCACGGTCCCAGTCCACAGAGTCACCGATGGCGCGCATCTGCGACTGGATGACACCACCGTACTGTTCCTTCCACTCCCACACCCTGGAGGTGAATTCCTCACGACCGTAGTCAAAGCGGTCCTTGCCTTCGGTCTCCTTGAGCATTCCTTCGACCTTGGTCTGGGTGGCAATGCCTGCGTGGTCGGAGCCCGGCAACCACAGCACCTCATGGCCCTGCATGCGCTTACGCCGCGCCATCGCGTCCATCAGCGTGTGGTCCAGCGCATGACCCATGTGCAGCTGGCCGGTAACGTTCGGTGGCGGCAGGACAATGGAGAACGGCGGACGGTCACTCGTGGCATCCGCATGGAAGTACCCGGCATCGACCCACCCCTGGTAGAGGGAGGATTCGACGTCGGCGGGGGTCCACTGCTTCGGGAGCTGGTCCGCCCGGTTACCGGTCCCGGAATTACTGCTGGCTGCGCTGGAGCTGGTCTGATCAGTCACGGTTGCACAGTCTAGTGCAGAGGACGGCCACGGTTGAGACCGGCTTTCATCACGCCTGGGCGTCCTCGCTCTCACTGTCTCTGACCACGGCGTGCGACCATACGATGTCGACATTCTGGATCTCTTCCAGCGTCGGAGGGTCCTCTGCGGAGCTGCTGCGCGGCTGCACCTTCCGGCCCACATCAGGTAACAGCACAGCCGGGGGCACGTTCAGCGCATAAGCCAGCTGATAGATCTTCTCCATCGTCGGGTTCAGGACACGTCCGTTCTTACCCGTGCCGTGACCGCGTTCAAAATTCTGCACCTGGTTCCGACTCATCCCCGCACGCTGGCCGAGTTCCTCCTGCGTCATGTCAGCATCGACGCGAAGCAGACGGATGCGGTGCGCCAGAGCTGACCCGTAGGTCTTCCAGTCGAGGTCTGGCGGCGGGGATTGCATACAAAAGAATGTGCCCGCACAGCAGAGCCGTGTCAGCACATTACACTGTGCCTGAACTGCTTCCCAGGGGATTCCATCTCGGTCTTTGACCGCACCGGAGCTTGCATGAACGTCGATCGAAACGACATCGACTGCTCATCGCCTAGCCCTGGCAGACGGTCGGGCACGTCACTGCCCGAGTCACGAGCTCCTCCAACTGCTCCGACGACACCGGCTTCAGGTCCGTGGCCTCCAGGCTGACGTTCACGTTCTTCGGACGCACCGGCACCGCGGAATGGGTGTGCCCGTGCACCGTGCAGTCGAAGCCGCCTCGAGTGGTCGTCCCTCCGCGGGCCGCCCATCGTGCCAGTGCCGGAGTCATGTACGGGTCCTCGACCTTGTCCGGCGCCGGGATGTGTGTCAACAGCACCAACCACCGTCCCACGCGGATCTGCAGTTCCAGCGACACAGCATCGAAGACGTCACGGTAGGCCGGTGTCCATTCCATGACCGACTCCAGACCGAACATCGGATGCACCCTGTCATGGTTGCCTGGTAGCAGGACCATGCGGAGGTCTTTCTCCACCTTCAGTCCGCCGAGCAGATCCAGGGCCTCGGCGTCACGACGCACCGATATGTCACCGAGGCAGATCAGCGTGGCACCGTCCGGTACGGCCCGGAGATTGTCGAGGATGACCTGGTCGTGCTCGGCCGTCTCATCGAATCCGCGCAGTTCCGACACTTTCCGGTGCCCGAGATGCAGATCCGACACCAGCCAGATGTCGTCACGGTGTGTGCTCATGAAAGTCAACGATAGTTGGCGCACACACCGTAGACAGGGTCACACCAGGGCGGAATCCGAGTCTCACGGCACCGAGTTACGCGACTCCACGGCTTCAGACTCGCACTCCGCCCATCGTCTCCAACCAGCTCCTGGCCCATATACCCGGGGCCACCCCAAGGGGCGTCGACAGTCACGTGCGCCAGGGGTACAACGGGAGCCATGAGCAATTTCAGTGTGAACAACCCGTCCACCGGCCAGACCGAAGACACGTTCACGAGGATCGAGGACTCTGAACGAGACGATATCCTCGACCGCTCCACCGCTGCCTACCGGTCCTGGCGCACGACCACCATCGACGAACGCGCCGCGATCCTGAACCGTGCCGCAGACATCTACGAAGAGAAGACGGACGACCTCGCCTCCTACATCGGTCGCGAGATGGGCAAGCTCGACAAATGGGCCAAGGCGGAGCTCGGCATTGTCGTCGACATCTACCGCTACTACGCCGAACACGCCCATGAGCTTCTCGCCGACAAGGAACTTGCCGCGCAGGGTGCGCAGCACACCTACGTCCGCAAGGATCCGATCGGACCGCTGCTCGGCATCATGCCCTGGAATTTCCCCTACTACCAGGTCGCCCGGTGGGCGGCACCGAACCTCCTGCTGGGCAACTCACTGGTGCTCAAGCACGCGTCCATCTGTCCGCTGTCCTCCCAGGCGTGCCAGGACATCCTGGAGGAGGCGGGCTTGCCGAAGGATGTCTTCCAGAACATCTACGCCTCCGGCTCGCAGATGGACGCTTTCGTCGCCGATCCCCGCATCGCAGGGGTGTCCCTGACCGGGTCCGAGGGTGCAGGTGCCGCGGTGGCGAAGACGGCTGGGGAGAACTACAAGAAGTCACTCCTTGAGCTGGGCGGCAATGACCCGTTCCTCATCATCGACGACGACAATCTCGATGCTGTCCTCGACCAGTACGTCGGCATCCGCATGTACAACACCGGCCAGGCATGCAACGCCCCCAAGCGGCTGATCGTGTTGGAGAGCTTCTACGACCGGGTCGTCGAGGGGTTGGAGAAGCGTATCGGAGCCCTGACGCCCGGCCCGTGGGACGACAAGAACGCCGATGTCGGCCCGTTGTCCTCCATCGACGCCCGTGATGAGATCGTCCAACGCCTCGCCGACGCGAAGTCCAACGGCGACGCCACCGTGCGTGTCGGCGGTGGCAGCATCGACCGCCCGGGGGCCTACATGGAGCCGACTCTGCTCACCGACGTTGACCCGAAGGCCGATGTGGGCTGCAACGAGGTCTTCGGTCCGGTCGCCATCGTCTACAAGGCCAACGACGTCGACGAGGCAGTGGAGATCGCCAACAACTCCGACTACGGGCTCTCCGGATCAGTCTGGGGCACTGACCTGAGGACCGCCGAGGACGCTGCGGCACGTCTGGAAGTCGGCATGTCCTTCGTCAACGAGGCCTCGGTGACTGCCGCCGGTCTCCCGTTCGGCGGCGTGGGGCGTTCCGGCTACGGACGTGAACTCGCCGAATGGGGTGTCGGCGAATTCGTCAACGACCATCTCGTGCGGGTCACCCCGCAGTAGACACCGGGTCTCTGACCCTGGTGCGACAGCAACCCCACAGGCCGGTGAGACCGGCCTGTGGGGTTGCTCTGTGCTTCCGTGACGGCCC
The genomic region above belongs to Corynebacterium glyciniphilum AJ 3170 and contains:
- a CDS encoding helix-turn-helix domain-containing protein, producing MQSPPPDLDWKTYGSALAHRIRLLRVDADMTQEELGQRAGMSRNQVQNFERGHGTGKNGRVLNPTMEKIYQLAYALNVPPAVLLPDVGRKVQPRSSSAEDPPTLEEIQNVDIVWSHAVVRDSESEDAQA
- a CDS encoding metallophosphoesterase encodes the protein MSTHRDDIWLVSDLHLGHRKVSELRGFDETAEHDQVILDNLRAVPDGATLICLGDISVRRDAEALDLLGGLKVEKDLRMVLLPGNHDRVHPMFGLESVMEWTPAYRDVFDAVSLELQIRVGRWLVLLTHIPAPDKVEDPYMTPALARWAARGGTTTRGGFDCTVHGHTHSAVPVRPKNVNVSLEATDLKPVSSEQLEELVTRAVTCPTVCQG
- a CDS encoding NAD-dependent succinate-semialdehyde dehydrogenase, translated to MSNFSVNNPSTGQTEDTFTRIEDSERDDILDRSTAAYRSWRTTTIDERAAILNRAADIYEEKTDDLASYIGREMGKLDKWAKAELGIVVDIYRYYAEHAHELLADKELAAQGAQHTYVRKDPIGPLLGIMPWNFPYYQVARWAAPNLLLGNSLVLKHASICPLSSQACQDILEEAGLPKDVFQNIYASGSQMDAFVADPRIAGVSLTGSEGAGAAVAKTAGENYKKSLLELGGNDPFLIIDDDNLDAVLDQYVGIRMYNTGQACNAPKRLIVLESFYDRVVEGLEKRIGALTPGPWDDKNADVGPLSSIDARDEIVQRLADAKSNGDATVRVGGGSIDRPGAYMEPTLLTDVDPKADVGCNEVFGPVAIVYKANDVDEAVEIANNSDYGLSGSVWGTDLRTAEDAAARLEVGMSFVNEASVTAAGLPFGGVGRSGYGRELAEWGVGEFVNDHLVRVTPQ